Proteins from a genomic interval of Crassostrea angulata isolate pt1a10 chromosome 7, ASM2561291v2, whole genome shotgun sequence:
- the LOC128155460 gene encoding uncharacterized protein LOC128155460, with protein MELMMIRMGIYSYFLILVFLVAVCEFATSYPADFTDLDDVDLLLEDKRNFVPTDPEADWIHAESVPFNRDNLMTINRRSVFNWRRPGSRPQFVIPFYRIGDGINYLFDSGVRPTRFGSSRSRMAPYRGIRPY; from the exons ATGGAATTGATGATG ATCAGGATGGGAATCTATTCGTATTTTCTGATACTGGTTTTTCTTGTCGCTGTGTGTGAATTTGCAA CTTCTTATCCCGCGGACTTCACGGATTTAGACGATGTCGACCTCCTTCTGGAAGACAAAAGGAACTTTGTACCAACTGACCCGGAAGCAGACTGGATTCACGCAGAATCAGTACCATTTAACCGAGACAACCTGATGACGATTAACCGCCGGTCTGTGTTTAACTGGCGCAGACCCGGGAGTCGGCCTCAATTTGTGATTCCTTTTTACCGGATCGGGGACGGCATTAATTACCTGTTTGACAGCGGAGTGCGGCCGACCAGATTCGGATCCTCCAGGTCGAGGATGGCCCCTTATCGCGGCATTCGACCGTACTAA
- the LOC128156100 gene encoding nucleoporin p54-like isoform X1, with product MAFSLGVGTTPFGATGTTSTPSFGFGTSTPSTGFGFGTQPTTTTSSGFSFGGFGTQAKTTAATGFSFGAPAATTASGFSFGGAPASSASTGFSFGGAPASTATTGFSFGGANTGTSAFAGGSAFPSFGTGLGGTSTSTSAFGFGGAQQTNPLQAQQPQQATSNLENIASAVTLPQIYGDERDAIIAKWNQLQAAWGTGKGIYNPRGSVEFTPDNPYCRFKAVGYNRLPKTKNEDGLVSLFIKKPEAEVRANQQQIVDTLFVIFGSKPQLSVCVEGIKKLPDNLTEFVIYILERPASGPARRIPSNETTNFLNGQLIQLKSKLVVENIVPKMGFTEQALKEYLDTPQEGIHPFLWEQAKLDNPDPDSLVPVPMIGFKALHQRLKHQEQQTQAHQQRLDLIAEDLESLQQKQVNMLAKLEEYKRKHIQLSHRLLQVVVKQEISRKMGYSIQAEEEQLRVQLEKIQLELNHPTQFKGRLNELMSQIRMQNHLAGTRADVSYQMDPSLQQEIKHLLKQQQEGLTHLVNIIKEDAQDIQLMEMNLEASPFSQR from the exons ATGGCATTTAGTCTTGGAGTTGGAACAACACCGTTCGGTGCTACTGGTACCACATCAACGCCCTCCTTTGGATTCGGGACCTCCACACCATCTACAG gATTTGGGTTTGGAACACAGCCCACTACAACAACCTCTTCGGGATTTTCATTTG gTGGTTTTGGTACCCAAGCAAAAACAACAGCAGCCACAGGTTTTTCATTTGGAGCACCTGCTGCCACTACAGCATCAGGATTTTCCTTTGGTGGTGCCCCAGCCTCCAGTGCCTCTACAGGGTTCTCATTTGGTGGAGCACCTGCTTCAACTGCTACAACAGGATTCTCATTTGGAGGTGCAAATACTGGCACATCAGCATTTGCAGGAGGTTCAGCTTTTCCA AGTTTTGGAACAGGCCTTGGAGGAACAAGCACTTCCACGTCTGCATTTGGTTTTGGTGGGG ccCAACAGACAAATCCCCTTCAAGCCCAGCAGCCACAGCAGGCTACATCCAACTTGGAGAACATTGCATCGGCTGTGACTCTGCCACAGATATATGGAGATGAAAGGGATGCCATAATAGCCAAATGGAATCAGCTACAGGCTGCATGGGGCACAGGGAAAGGAATATACAATCCACGAGGAAGTGTTGAATTCACTCCAGATAATCCCTACTGTAGATTCAAA GCTGTGGGGTATAATCGCCTGCCAAAGACAAAGAATGAAGATGGGTTGGTTTCTCTGTTCATAAAGAAACCTGAAGCAGAGGTGAGAGCTAACCAACAGCAGATTGTGGACACGCTCTTTGTGATTTTTGGAAGCAAGCCTCAACTCTCTGTGTGTGTGGAAGGCATTAAGAAGCTCCCAGATAACCT GACAGAATTTGTGATTTACATCCTTGAAAGACCTGCTTCAGGACCTGCAAGAAGAATTCCTTCAAACGAGACCACTAACTTCCTTAATGGACAACTGATTCAGCTGAAGAGTAAGCTGGTGGTGGAGAACATTGTCCCCAAGATGGGCTTTACGGAGCAGGCACTAAAAGAGTACCTGGACACCCCACAAGAAG GTATTCATCCCTTTTTGTGGGAACAAGCCAAGTTAGACAACCCTGATCCAGACAGCTTGGTCCCTGTTCCAATGATTGGGTTTAAGGCCCTGCACCAGCGACTGAAGCATCAAGAGCAGCAGACCCAGGCTCATCAGCAACGCCTCGAT TTGATTGCTGAGGATTTAGAGTCACTTCAACAGAAGCAGGTGAACATGTTGGCAAAGTTAGAGGAGTACAAAAGGAAGCACATACAGCTCAGCCACAGACTCTTACAG GTTGTTGTGAAACAAGAGATTTCTAGAAAAATGGGATATTCCATTCAAGCAGAAGAAGAACAACTTCGAGTGCAGTTGGAAAAAATTCAACTCGAACTCAACCACCCAACACAGTTTAAG GGGCGGTTAAATGAGCTGATGTCCCAGATCCGCATGCAGAATCATTTGGCGGGAACGAGAGCAGACGTCAGCTACCAGATGGATCCAAGCCTGCAGCAGGAAATCAAACAT CTCTTGAAACAACAACAAGAAGGACTTACGCACTTAGTGAATATCATTAAAGAAGATGCACAGGACATCCAGTTAATGGAGATGAACCTTGAGGCGTCCCCATTCAGTCAGCGGTGA
- the LOC128193210 gene encoding uncharacterized protein LOC128193210, with translation MPALTSPWFYQRNPQLPPQLANAAQTRSPSTMTEGDVDQITKRVGRPTQASKAKLSQSWKLENTFMDNGRHAWAKMNLYADCKKCMWKDNGVVKSTCKIRPVQPTPR, from the coding sequence ATGCCTGCACTAACATCGCCCTGGTTTTATCAAAGGAATCCCCAGCTTCCGCCACAGTTGGCCAACGCCGCTCAGACCCGATCCCCCAGTACTATGACTGAGGGCGACGTGGACCAAATCACCAAGAGGGTAGGAAGGCCCACACAGGCTTCAAAGGCCAAACTCAGTCAGTCCTGGAAGCTCGAAAACACATTCATGGACAACGGACGCCACGCCTGGGCCAAGATGAATCTCTATGCCGATTGCAAGAAGTGTATGTGGAAGGATAATGGAGTAGTGAAATCGACATGCAAAATCCGCCCCGTGCAGCCGACACCACGCTAA
- the LOC128193209 gene encoding glyoxylate reductase/hydroxypyruvate reductase-like, which translates to MSKPFVFVSRVPPPRGMELIEEFCTVKAMRDDRFITRQEMLEGVVGVEGILCHPPDKVDKEVLDIAGKSLKSVSTMSVGLEHIDLTECKARGISVGYTPGVLTDATAETTVSLLLATSRRLKEAFSAVVDGGWGTWENGLYLCGKTLLESTVGIVGLGRIGLAVAKRLQPFGVQKFLYSGNTKKEWASEINAEFVSFERLLGESDFVIACCSMNKDNVGLFNKSAFSKMKNNAIFINTSRGVLVNQEDLYDALKSGTILAAGLDVTSPEPLPREHPLHTLKNCVITPHIGSATVYARNAMAELAAKNLIAGLKGKRLPSPVPQ; encoded by the exons ATGTCGAAGCCGTTCGTTTTCGTTTCACGTGTTCCCCCTCCCCGGGGTATGGAGCTGATCGAGGAATTCTGCACGGTGAAAGCGATGAGGGACGATCGATTTATAACCAGACAGGAAATGTTGGAGGGTGTGGTCGGTGTGGAGGGAATACTGTGCCACCCTCCAGATAAAGTCGACAAAGAGGTGCTGGACATCGCTG GAAAATCGTTGAAAAGTGTGAGTACCATGTCCGTCGGTTTGGAGCATATAGATTTAACTGAGTGCAAAGCCCGAGGCATAAGTGTCGGTTACACACCCGGGGTACTGACGGATGCTACAGCGGAGACCACCGTCTCCCTACTACTGGCCACTTCACGCCGACTGAAAGAAG CATTTTCTGCTGTTGTTGATGGCGGTTGGGGAACTTGGGAAAATGGACTGTATTTGTGCGGGAAAACATTGTTAGAATCAACCGTAGGAATAGTGGGATTAGGCAGAATAGGATTGGCTGTTGCTAAGCGACTGCAGCCGTTTGGAGTCCAAAAATTTCTGTATAGCGGAAATACCAAAAAAGAATGGGCTTCGGAAATTAATGCTGAGTTTGTGAGCTTTGAACGTCTGCTAGGAGAATCAGACTTTGTAATAGCTTGCTGTTCTATGAACAAGGATAACGTGGGTTTATTTAATAAAAGTGCATTCAGTAAAATGAAGAACAACGCTATTTTCATCAACACGAGCCGTGGTGTCCTGGTTAATCAAGAGGATTTATATGATGCATTGAAGTCGGGGACTATTTTGGCTGCAGGATTAGACGTGACCAGCCCGGAACCCCTTCCGCGCGAACATCCTCTACACACCTTGAAGAACTGCGTGATTACCCCTCATATTGGAAGCGCCACGGTGTATGCACGTAACGCGATGGCGGAGCTAGCCGCTAAAAATCTGATCGCAGGCCTGAAAGGAAAAAGGCTGCCATCGCCAGTACCACAATGA
- the LOC128155457 gene encoding uncharacterized protein LOC128155457, which translates to MLKLLSGLFLATWLGIARSQQEDLHYIGVGYNMLTGNPDGSLVTNGGVDPGLLYTRKILEVTGHDSPMRVQIEHRHSCAQQNTTSMYFGTKSYQDKLKMNFKSSGGGNFGLASFSFTLSARYQEAHNQTNVERNVIQDQQSVCNLGRVRYMSELARAQKFPITPSFAATVCSLPVTYNQSEYMDFLDHWGTHVTTEVELGVKRISRSRTSLTKFMNQVMHSGGFGMEVGGSYAGFSASVGMDFDKFKQSDTFRQNYGSHQYTLQSGSESLPEPISLKLETIDLALDPIYWQRYDELVASGICASDDQQHLQTRKSNLERALTEYAAYKMAPTPSDPDLKIPLVWPKGTYGLMMTIYGCPSHESFTWHQGYVIQDTEDRHNKNAWTTPSHVYGVKDDKRIQTGFCIKGVTQVSNYDMDWPKGDYCILKYGNQCPDGFHRGSIYWDDEDPGDRNHRSGTLPDGYFGTNTEVEYCCRADALPYEAIALPNERPFILLRHRRGCQVVHDMDVREETIQWDTEDNDNHNHMSGDHPYEDGTGHIRLHFCVYTKKDTMSFSSVVG; encoded by the exons ATGTTGAAGTTGCTATCAGGACTGTTCCTTGCAACATGGCTGGGTATTGCTCGATCGCAACAAGAAGACCTTCATTATATTGGTGTTGGATACAATATGTTGACCGGAAATCCAGACGGTAGCTTGGTGACAAACGGAGGAGTCGATCCAGGTCTGCTGTACACTCGGAAAATTCTGGAAGTTACCGGGCATGACTCGCCGATGAGAGTTCAAATCGAACACCGCCACAGCTGTGCCCAGCAGAATACTACCTCCATGTATTTTGGGACAAAATCGTATCaagacaaattaaaaatgaacttTAAATCTTCAG GGGGTGGAAATTTTGGGCTGgcatcattttcatttacctTAAGTGCGA GGTATCAAGAAGCTCACAATCAAACTAATGTCGAGCGGAATGTGATCCAGGATCAGCAGTCTGTGTGTAATTTGGGTCGTGTGCGATACATGTCAGAACTGGCCAGAGCACAAAAATTTCCCATCACGCCCAGCTTTGCTGCCACTGTCTGTTCACTTCCTGTAACCTACAACCAATCAGAATACATGGATTTCTTGGATCACTGGGGAAcg CATGTGACTACGGAGGTAGAATTAGGTGTGAAACGCATCAGTCGGTCTCGAACCTCGCTCACCAAGTTCATGAACCAAGTGATGCACTCA GGCGGTTTCGGAATGGAAGTTGGTGGCTCGTACGCCGGATTTTCCGCCTCCGTTGGAATGGACTTTGATAAATTCAAACAAAGCGACACTTTTCGTCAAAATTATGGGAGTCATCAATATACATTACAATCGGGGTCTGAGTCTCTTCCGGAACCAATCAGCCTGAAACTGGAGACCATCGATCTGGCTTTGGATCCAATCTACTGGCAGAGGTACGATGAGCTGGTTGCTTCTGGGATTTGTGCATCGGATGACCAACAGCACTTGCAGACACGAAAGTCGAACCTTGAACGAGCGCTCACTGAATACGCAGCTTATAAGATGGCGCCAACTCCCTCtg ATCCCGATTTGAAAATTCCGCTCGTGTGGCCGAAGGGTACTTACGGACTGATGATGACGATATACGGGTGCCCATCCCATGAATCCTTCACGTGGCACCAAGGTTACGTAATCCAGGACACAGAAGACAGGCACAACAAAAACGCATGGACAACGCCTTCTCATGTCTACG GTGTGAAAGACGACAAAAGAATTCAGACTGGGTTTTGTATAAAAGGCGTTACCCAGGTGTCGAACTATGATATGGATTGGCCAAAGGGAGACTACTGCATTCTGAAATACGGAAATCAGTGTCCTGATG GCTTTCACCGTGGTTCTATATACTGGGACGATGAAGACCCAGGGGACAGAAACCATAGGAGTGGAACTCTGCCTGATGGTTACTTTGGGACAAATACTGAGGTCGAATACTGCTGCAG GGCTGACGCATTACCTTACGAGGCGATCGCTTTGCCCAATGAGAGGCCATTTATCCTTCTACGTCATCGGAGAGGCTGTCAGGTCGTGCACGACATGGACGTGAGAGAGGAAACCATCCAATGGGATACGGAGGATAACGACAACCACAATCATATGTCTGGAGACCACCCATACGAGGACGGCACTGGACACATCAGGCTGCACTTCTGCGTTTACACAAAGAAAGACACTATGTCGTTTTCATCCGTGGTAGGCTGa
- the LOC128156100 gene encoding nucleoporin p54-like isoform X2 yields the protein MAFSLGVGTTPFGATGTTSTPSFGFGTSTPSTGGFGTQAKTTAATGFSFGAPAATTASGFSFGGAPASSASTGFSFGGAPASTATTGFSFGGANTGTSAFAGGSAFPSFGTGLGGTSTSTSAFGFGGAQQTNPLQAQQPQQATSNLENIASAVTLPQIYGDERDAIIAKWNQLQAAWGTGKGIYNPRGSVEFTPDNPYCRFKAVGYNRLPKTKNEDGLVSLFIKKPEAEVRANQQQIVDTLFVIFGSKPQLSVCVEGIKKLPDNLTEFVIYILERPASGPARRIPSNETTNFLNGQLIQLKSKLVVENIVPKMGFTEQALKEYLDTPQEGIHPFLWEQAKLDNPDPDSLVPVPMIGFKALHQRLKHQEQQTQAHQQRLDLIAEDLESLQQKQVNMLAKLEEYKRKHIQLSHRLLQVVVKQEISRKMGYSIQAEEEQLRVQLEKIQLELNHPTQFKGRLNELMSQIRMQNHLAGTRADVSYQMDPSLQQEIKHLLKQQQEGLTHLVNIIKEDAQDIQLMEMNLEASPFSQR from the exons ATGGCATTTAGTCTTGGAGTTGGAACAACACCGTTCGGTGCTACTGGTACCACATCAACGCCCTCCTTTGGATTCGGGACCTCCACACCATCTACAG gTGGTTTTGGTACCCAAGCAAAAACAACAGCAGCCACAGGTTTTTCATTTGGAGCACCTGCTGCCACTACAGCATCAGGATTTTCCTTTGGTGGTGCCCCAGCCTCCAGTGCCTCTACAGGGTTCTCATTTGGTGGAGCACCTGCTTCAACTGCTACAACAGGATTCTCATTTGGAGGTGCAAATACTGGCACATCAGCATTTGCAGGAGGTTCAGCTTTTCCA AGTTTTGGAACAGGCCTTGGAGGAACAAGCACTTCCACGTCTGCATTTGGTTTTGGTGGGG ccCAACAGACAAATCCCCTTCAAGCCCAGCAGCCACAGCAGGCTACATCCAACTTGGAGAACATTGCATCGGCTGTGACTCTGCCACAGATATATGGAGATGAAAGGGATGCCATAATAGCCAAATGGAATCAGCTACAGGCTGCATGGGGCACAGGGAAAGGAATATACAATCCACGAGGAAGTGTTGAATTCACTCCAGATAATCCCTACTGTAGATTCAAA GCTGTGGGGTATAATCGCCTGCCAAAGACAAAGAATGAAGATGGGTTGGTTTCTCTGTTCATAAAGAAACCTGAAGCAGAGGTGAGAGCTAACCAACAGCAGATTGTGGACACGCTCTTTGTGATTTTTGGAAGCAAGCCTCAACTCTCTGTGTGTGTGGAAGGCATTAAGAAGCTCCCAGATAACCT GACAGAATTTGTGATTTACATCCTTGAAAGACCTGCTTCAGGACCTGCAAGAAGAATTCCTTCAAACGAGACCACTAACTTCCTTAATGGACAACTGATTCAGCTGAAGAGTAAGCTGGTGGTGGAGAACATTGTCCCCAAGATGGGCTTTACGGAGCAGGCACTAAAAGAGTACCTGGACACCCCACAAGAAG GTATTCATCCCTTTTTGTGGGAACAAGCCAAGTTAGACAACCCTGATCCAGACAGCTTGGTCCCTGTTCCAATGATTGGGTTTAAGGCCCTGCACCAGCGACTGAAGCATCAAGAGCAGCAGACCCAGGCTCATCAGCAACGCCTCGAT TTGATTGCTGAGGATTTAGAGTCACTTCAACAGAAGCAGGTGAACATGTTGGCAAAGTTAGAGGAGTACAAAAGGAAGCACATACAGCTCAGCCACAGACTCTTACAG GTTGTTGTGAAACAAGAGATTTCTAGAAAAATGGGATATTCCATTCAAGCAGAAGAAGAACAACTTCGAGTGCAGTTGGAAAAAATTCAACTCGAACTCAACCACCCAACACAGTTTAAG GGGCGGTTAAATGAGCTGATGTCCCAGATCCGCATGCAGAATCATTTGGCGGGAACGAGAGCAGACGTCAGCTACCAGATGGATCCAAGCCTGCAGCAGGAAATCAAACAT CTCTTGAAACAACAACAAGAAGGACTTACGCACTTAGTGAATATCATTAAAGAAGATGCACAGGACATCCAGTTAATGGAGATGAACCTTGAGGCGTCCCCATTCAGTCAGCGGTGA
- the LOC128156101 gene encoding C1q-related factor-like isoform X2 translates to MAIHVQSQEIVKTMWPLLLNLIPLLATGYSDLRLNPILNASAVAFGKENGVSENELNETHRICTKPDVVYQSAGPVNIYLNGGLVQQGGKESVINFTADNTKCSNCPQGPPGPKGDRGPQGPQGPRGDPGPRGGRDNGTRVTDMFVAFSVVMEARPFGPYSYYKIIQFDNVISNIGSGYNEDKGVFTARIPGYYQFTVHAHTVVNKQAEFNSERVVSVWADGTIGHREENTAQKAPMSPFMSAPTPKSTPKQVHEMGSSNSFIIKMSRGQKVYCLLPANQVLAGLGFSSFSGHLLRVTSD, encoded by the exons ATGGCAATACACGTACAAAGTCAAGAAATTGTCAAAACAATGTGGCCTCTATTGCTCAATTTAATCCCTCTTCTGGCTACGGGTTACTCCGACCTTCGTTTGAATCCAATTTTGAATGCGAGTGCAGTTGCTTTCGGTAAGGAAAACGGAGTGTCCGAAAATGAACTAAATGAAACACACAGGATATGTACAAAGCCGGACGTCGTGTACCAGTCCGCGGGTCCCGTCAATATCTATCTCAATGGTGGACTAGTACAGCAAG GCGGTAAAGAAAGTGTGATAAACTTCACAGCAGATAACACAAAATGCAGCAATTGTCCTCAAGGACCACCTGGACCAAAAGGCGACAGGGGACCTCAAGGTCCCCAGGGACCTAGAGGTGACCCCGGACCTCGCGGGGGCCGAGACAATGGGACTCGCGTAACGGACATGTTTGTGGCTTTCTCTGTGGTTATGGAGGCGAGGCCTTTTGGTCCGTACAGTTATTATAAG ATCATACAGTTTGACAACGTGATCAGTAATATCGGATCTGGGTACAACGAGGACAAGGGAGTGTTCACGGCACGTATCCCCGGATATTACCAGTTTACCGTGCACGCTCACACAGTGGTCAACAAGCAGGCGGAG TTTAACAGTGAGCGAGTGGTGTCCGTTTGGGCTGACGGAACGATAGGTCACCGGGAAGAAAACACTGCTCAGAAGGCACCCATGAGTCCGTTCATGTCCGCCCCTACACCCAAGTCCACCCCAAAGCAAGTGCACGAGATGGGATCCTCCAACAGCTTCATTATTAAAATGAGCCGGGGTCAAAAGGTCTACTGTCTCCTGCCAGCCAATCAGGTGTTGGCTGGGCTCGGGTTCTCGTCATTTTCCGGACATTTACTGAGAGTAACAAGTGATTAA
- the LOC128156101 gene encoding C1q-related factor-like isoform X1, with amino-acid sequence MAIHVQSQEIVKTMWPLLLNLIPLLATGYSDLRLNPILNASAVAFGKENGVSENELNETHRICTKPDVVYQSAGPVNIYLNGGLVQQGGKESVINFTADNTKCSNCPQGPPGPKGDRGPQGPQGPRGDPGPRGGRDNGTRVTDMFVAFSVVMEARPFGPYSYYKIIQFDNVISNIGSGYNEDKGVFTARIPGYYQFTVHAHTVVNKQAEVRVMFNSERVVSVWADGTIGHREENTAQKAPMSPFMSAPTPKSTPKQVHEMGSSNSFIIKMSRGQKVYCLLPANQVLAGLGFSSFSGHLLRVTSD; translated from the exons ATGGCAATACACGTACAAAGTCAAGAAATTGTCAAAACAATGTGGCCTCTATTGCTCAATTTAATCCCTCTTCTGGCTACGGGTTACTCCGACCTTCGTTTGAATCCAATTTTGAATGCGAGTGCAGTTGCTTTCGGTAAGGAAAACGGAGTGTCCGAAAATGAACTAAATGAAACACACAGGATATGTACAAAGCCGGACGTCGTGTACCAGTCCGCGGGTCCCGTCAATATCTATCTCAATGGTGGACTAGTACAGCAAG GCGGTAAAGAAAGTGTGATAAACTTCACAGCAGATAACACAAAATGCAGCAATTGTCCTCAAGGACCACCTGGACCAAAAGGCGACAGGGGACCTCAAGGTCCCCAGGGACCTAGAGGTGACCCCGGACCTCGCGGGGGCCGAGACAATGGGACTCGCGTAACGGACATGTTTGTGGCTTTCTCTGTGGTTATGGAGGCGAGGCCTTTTGGTCCGTACAGTTATTATAAG ATCATACAGTTTGACAACGTGATCAGTAATATCGGATCTGGGTACAACGAGGACAAGGGAGTGTTCACGGCACGTATCCCCGGATATTACCAGTTTACCGTGCACGCTCACACAGTGGTCAACAAGCAGGCGGAGGTCAGGGTCATG TTTAACAGTGAGCGAGTGGTGTCCGTTTGGGCTGACGGAACGATAGGTCACCGGGAAGAAAACACTGCTCAGAAGGCACCCATGAGTCCGTTCATGTCCGCCCCTACACCCAAGTCCACCCCAAAGCAAGTGCACGAGATGGGATCCTCCAACAGCTTCATTATTAAAATGAGCCGGGGTCAAAAGGTCTACTGTCTCCTGCCAGCCAATCAGGTGTTGGCTGGGCTCGGGTTCTCGTCATTTTCCGGACATTTACTGAGAGTAACAAGTGATTAA